One part of the Arabidopsis thaliana chromosome 4, partial sequence genome encodes these proteins:
- the SKU5 gene encoding Cupredoxin superfamily protein (SKU5; FUNCTIONS IN: oxidoreductase activity, copper ion binding; INVOLVED IN: cell tip growth; LOCATED IN: in 7 components; EXPRESSED IN: 26 plant structures; EXPRESSED DURING: 14 growth stages; CONTAINS InterPro DOMAIN/s: Multicopper oxidase, type 3 (InterPro:IPR011707), Cupredoxin (InterPro:IPR008972), Multicopper oxidase, type 2 (InterPro:IPR011706), Multicopper oxidase, type 1 (InterPro:IPR001117); BEST Arabidopsis thaliana protein match is: SKU5 similar 2 (TAIR:AT5G51480.1); Has 6156 Blast hits to 6132 proteins in 1213 species: Archae - 8; Bacteria - 2095; Metazoa - 284; Fungi - 2301; Plants - 1268; Viruses - 0; Other Eukaryotes - 200 (source: NCBI BLink).) encodes MDLFKILLLVFFVNISFCFAADPYSFYNFEVSYITASPLGVPQQVIAINGKFPGPTINVTTNENLVVNVRNKLDEGLLLHWNGIQQRRVSWQDGVLGTNCPIPPKWNWTYEFQVKDQIGSFFYFPSLHFQRASGGFGSFVVNPRAIIPVPFSTPDGDITVTIGDWYIRNHTALRKALDDGKDLGMPDGVLINGKGPYRYNDTLVADGIDFETITVHPGKTYRLRVSNVGISTSLNFRIQGHNLVLAESEGSYTVQQNYTSLDIHVGQSYSFLVTMDQNASSDYYIVASARVVNETIWRRVTGVGILKYTNSKGKAKGQLPPGPQDEFDKTFSMNQARSIRWNVSASGARPNPQGSFKYGSINVTDVYVLRNMPPVTISGKRRTTLNGISFKNPSTPIRLADKLKVKDVYKLDFPKRPLTGPAKVATSIINGTYRGFMEVVLQNNDTKMQSYHMSGYAFFVVGMDYGEWTENSRGTYNKWDGIARSTIQVYPGAWSAILISLDNPGAWNLRTENLDSWYLGQETYVRVVNPDENNKTEFGHPDNVLYCGALSKLQKPQKVSSSASKSIGFTSLSMVVMALVMMMMLQH; translated from the exons atggatttgTTCAAGATCCTTCTTCTTGTGTTCTTCGTGAACATAAGTTTCTGCTTCGCTGCAGATCCATATTCTTTCTATAACTTCGAAGTCTCTTACATTACTGCTTCTCCTCTTGGTGTCCCTCAacag GTCATTGCTATAAATGGAAAGTTTCCTGGTCCTACAATCAATGTTACAACCAATGAAAATCTGGTTGTTAATGTCAGAAACAAGTTAGACGAGggacttcttcttcattg GAATGGAATCCAACAGAGACGTGTGTCATGGCAAGATGGAGTTTTAGGAACCAATTGTCCAATCCCACCAAAGTGGAATTGGACTTATGAGTTTCAAGTTAAAGACCAAATTGGTAGTTTCTTCTACTTTCCATCTCTACATTTCCAGAGAGCTTCTGGTGGTTTTGGCTCCTTTGTTGTCAATCCTAGAGCTATTATTCCAGTCCCTTTCTCTACTCCAGACGGTGATATTACCGTTACCATTGGTGATTGGTACATAAGGAACCACACG GCTTTGAGGAAGGCTTTGGATGATGGTAAAGATCTTGGAATGCCTGATGGAGTTCTCATTAATGGAAAAGGACCTTACCGATACAATGACACGCTTGTTGCTGATGGGATCGATTTCGAAACAATCACAGTCCATCCTG GAAAAACTTATAGACTTCGAGTGTCGAATGTGGGAATCTCGACGAGTTTGAACTTTAGGATTCAAGGTCACAACTTAGTTCTTGCGGAATCAGAAGGATCATACACAGTTCAACAAAACTATACAAGCTTGGATATTCATGTTGGACAGTCTTATTCTTTCTTGGTTACAATGGATCAAAACGCGAGCTCTGATTACTACATTGTCGCGAGTGCTCGGGTTGTTAACGAAACCATATGGAGAAGAGTCACTGGAGTTGGAATCTTGAAGTATACCAACTCTAAAGGAAAAGCTAAAGGTCAGTTACCCCCTGGACCACAAGACGAATTCGACAAAACTTTCTCCATGAATCAAGCAAGATCCATCAG ATGGAATGTATCAGCAAGTGGTGCACGTCCTAACCCGCAAGGATCATTTAAATACGGTTCGATCAATGTAACCGATGTCTACGTTCTAAGGAACATGCCGCCTGTGACGATTAGTGGGAAGAGAAGAACAACGCTTAATGGCATATCGTTCAAGAATCCTTCAACACCTATTAGACTAGCTGATAAGCTTAAAGTTAAAGATGTGTATAAGCTTGATTTCCCTAAGAGACCTTTAACTGGACCAGCTAAAGTGGCGACTTCGATTATCAATGGTACTTATCGTGGATTCATGGAAGTCGTTCTTCAGAACAATGACACTAAGATGCAAAGCTATCACATGAGTGGCTACGCCTTCTTTGTCGTCGG TATGGATTATGGAGAGTGGACAGAGAACAGTAGAGGAACATACAACAAATGGGATGGTATCGCGCGTTCCACTATTCAG GTGTATCCAGGGGCATGGTCAGCGATATTGATATCATTAGACAATCCTGGAGCTTGGAATCTAAGAACAGAGAATCTTGATTCGTGGTATCTTGGACAAGAAACTTACGTTAGAGTGGTTAATCCAGacgaaaacaacaaaaccgaATTCGGACACCCTGACAATGTTCTTTACTGTGGTGCTCTCAGCAAACTACAAAA gCCACAGAAGGTTTCATCGTCGGCATCGAAGAGCATTGGATTCACGAGTCTTTCTATGGTGGTAATGgctttggtgatgatgatgatgcttcaGCATTGA